The Thermodesulfovibrionales bacterium genome contains the following window.
GGAAAATCCTCGGAAAGGGTCGGGGCGATGAGGAATCCGACCGATAAGAAACAGCCCCTCTTCATGATCAGCGTCGTGTCGAAGATGCTCGGCGTGCATCCCCAGACACTGCGTCTCTATGAGAGGGAAGGACTTGTGACTCCTCACCGGGCAAGGAGAAGCCGTCTCTATTCCGAGGAGGATATCGAAAAATTAGCGATGATTTTACGGCTGACCCGTGAGCTCGGCGTGAACAGGGCAGGCGTCGATATAATCCTCAGGCTCAGACATCGGGTTGAGGTACTCCAGAAGGAGATGGACGAGATGATGAAGTTTCTCGAAACCGATCTCAGGAGCGATTT
Protein-coding sequences here:
- a CDS encoding MerR family transcriptional regulator, with protein sequence MRNPTDKKQPLFMISVVSKMLGVHPQTLRLYEREGLVTPHRARRSRLYSEEDIEKLAMILRLTRELGVNRAGVDIILRLRHRVEVLQKEMDEMMKFLETDLRSDFEKKLRKLFFEE